The following are encoded together in the Magnetospirillum gryphiswaldense MSR-1 v2 genome:
- a CDS encoding SlyX family protein, with amino-acid sequence MTDDTRSRLTDLEIRLAHHERMAEDMSEVMAQQQDEITRLNLMVRRLVDRLQNVEAGGERSPQDDRPPPHY; translated from the coding sequence ATGACCGACGACACCCGATCCCGTCTGACCGATCTGGAAATCCGCTTGGCCCATCACGAACGGATGGCCGAGGACATGTCCGAGGTGATGGCGCAGCAGCAAGACGAGATCACCCGCCTGAACCTGATGGTCCGCCGTCTGGTCGATCGCCTGCAAAATGTCGAGGCCGGCGGCGAACGCTCGCCCCAGGACGACC